In one Bradyrhizobium cosmicum genomic region, the following are encoded:
- a CDS encoding methylated-DNA--[protein]-cysteine S-methyltransferase: protein MVGHGYAIFDTAIGRCGIIWSSTGIVAVQLPEAREIDTRRRIFAVHPEAREQPPSVNAELAIEGIAGLLQGSDPDFSEVSLDAGRVPGFHRRVYEAACAIPRGETRTYHEIAKALGASGAAYSVAQAIAKNPYMLIVPCHRVLEAGNYTDRLSPYGGVISKRRLLALEGAHPITSKTLFEVLLPVAPPRPST, encoded by the coding sequence ATGGTGGGGCACGGGTACGCGATATTCGACACGGCCATCGGGCGCTGCGGCATCATCTGGAGCAGCACCGGAATCGTCGCCGTGCAATTGCCGGAGGCGCGGGAAATCGACACCCGCCGGCGGATCTTCGCGGTTCATCCCGAGGCGCGCGAGCAGCCCCCTTCCGTGAATGCCGAGCTTGCGATCGAGGGCATCGCAGGCTTGCTGCAAGGCAGCGATCCCGATTTTTCCGAGGTCAGCCTGGATGCCGGCCGCGTGCCGGGCTTCCACCGCCGCGTTTACGAGGCGGCCTGCGCCATTCCGCGCGGGGAGACGCGGACCTATCACGAGATCGCCAAGGCCCTGGGCGCCTCGGGCGCCGCGTATTCGGTCGCGCAGGCAATCGCCAAAAATCCCTACATGCTGATCGTGCCCTGCCACCGGGTGCTGGAGGCCGGCAACTACACCGACCGGCTCTCGCCCTATGGCGGGGTGATCTCCAAGCGTCGGCTGCTCGCGCTCGAAGGCGCCCATCCGATCACCAGCAAGACGCTGTTCGAAGTGCTGCT